In Arthrobacter sp. B3I9, the following are encoded in one genomic region:
- a CDS encoding DUF1206 domain-containing protein, giving the protein MELKNVVEATEDVTNARPLELVARAGFAVSGILHFLIGVVAIRLAMGGEGEADVSGAVAQLANQPAGPALLWVSFAACIALALWQASDAVFDYEHLPGKKKLGKKSKAALQAAVYAGLAVTLLSFANGAGKDHSTSTSDLTVSMMEAPGGFGLLLAIGAAVAITGIIYVVRGIRQSFVKYLRLPPSPRARTAVTVLGVAGYAAKGIALLLAGLLILIATVTAHPEQSTGIDGGLKGLREQPFGMYMLAAVGVGLICYGIYMMVRSKLGKM; this is encoded by the coding sequence ATGGAACTGAAGAACGTCGTGGAGGCGACGGAGGACGTGACCAACGCCCGTCCCCTCGAACTGGTGGCGCGGGCCGGCTTCGCAGTAAGCGGGATCCTGCATTTCCTGATCGGTGTGGTCGCCATCCGGCTCGCCATGGGGGGCGAGGGCGAGGCGGATGTGAGCGGGGCGGTGGCGCAGCTCGCCAACCAGCCCGCCGGCCCGGCGCTCCTCTGGGTTTCCTTCGCGGCCTGCATCGCCCTGGCGCTATGGCAGGCCAGCGATGCCGTCTTCGATTACGAGCACCTCCCGGGCAAGAAAAAGCTGGGAAAGAAATCCAAGGCCGCGCTTCAGGCCGCGGTGTACGCCGGTCTCGCCGTGACACTGCTGTCGTTTGCCAACGGCGCGGGCAAGGACCACTCCACCTCCACGAGTGACCTCACGGTTTCCATGATGGAAGCACCCGGAGGCTTTGGGCTTCTGCTCGCCATCGGCGCCGCCGTCGCAATCACCGGGATCATCTACGTTGTCCGCGGCATCCGTCAGTCCTTTGTTAAGTACCTTCGGCTTCCGCCCTCGCCCAGGGCCCGTACGGCGGTGACGGTCCTTGGTGTTGCCGGCTATGCCGCAAAAGGCATCGCCCTGCTCCTGGCAGGCCTGCTGATTCTCATCGCCACCGTGACGGCGCACCCCGAGCAGTCAACCGGAATCGACGGCGGCCTGAAGGGCCTGCGCGAGCAGCCGTTCGGGATGTACATGCTGGCCGCCGTCGGCGTCGGGCTGATTTGCTACGGCATTTACATGATGGTGCGCTCCAAACTCGGGAAGATGTAG
- a CDS encoding MFS transporter encodes MSRTVPAPVPESAGLFHRSYLLVTLGACALVFLAAFESMAVTTIMPLVSRELGGAALYALAFAGPLATGVIGMVAAGNWSDRHGPAGPLFASVALFVLGLVIAGTAGSMAALVAGRLVQGLGGGAMTVSLYVVVARVYPQVLHPKIFAAFSAAWVIPSLVGPFAAGLVAQLASWHWVFLGVVGLVVPALLMIVPAVRGLRGSPERKSPERKSPERKSPERTRNGEGYVRLAWAALAALAVLGLNLSVELPAGGGVLAAGSVAVALVAVRPLVPRGTLMARRGLPSVILTRGLASAAFFGTEVYLPYLLVERYMFSPTFAGLTLTAGALAWAAASGVQGRLGPRLMDRRAVRTGAGMVLGAVVLALVTTVLGWPAAVPIAGWVFAGGGMGLMYPRLSVMTLALSTKDTEGFNSSAMSISDSLGGALALAATAIVFAAYPGTAGSFAGVFTLTAALGVAALVVAPRVARAPREG; translated from the coding sequence GTGTCCCGCACTGTTCCAGCCCCGGTCCCGGAATCAGCCGGCCTCTTCCACCGCAGCTACCTGCTGGTGACGCTCGGCGCCTGTGCCTTGGTGTTCCTCGCCGCCTTCGAGTCCATGGCGGTGACGACGATCATGCCGCTGGTCAGCCGTGAGCTGGGCGGAGCAGCGTTGTATGCGCTGGCTTTTGCCGGCCCTCTCGCCACCGGCGTCATCGGCATGGTGGCGGCGGGCAACTGGTCCGACCGGCACGGTCCGGCGGGTCCGCTGTTCGCGTCGGTGGCCCTGTTCGTGCTGGGCCTGGTGATCGCGGGAACGGCCGGAAGCATGGCCGCCCTGGTGGCCGGCCGGCTGGTGCAGGGCCTCGGCGGGGGTGCCATGACGGTTTCCCTCTACGTGGTTGTGGCCCGGGTATATCCGCAGGTGCTGCATCCGAAGATTTTCGCCGCATTTTCCGCTGCCTGGGTGATTCCCTCGCTTGTTGGCCCCTTCGCAGCCGGCCTGGTGGCTCAACTGGCGAGCTGGCATTGGGTTTTCCTGGGCGTGGTGGGGCTGGTGGTGCCGGCGCTGCTCATGATCGTGCCGGCAGTGCGCGGGCTGCGCGGCAGTCCGGAGCGGAAATCCCCGGAGCGGAAATCGCCGGAGCGGAAATCGCCGGAGCGGACCCGAAACGGGGAAGGGTACGTCCGGTTGGCTTGGGCTGCGCTGGCCGCGCTCGCCGTGCTGGGGCTGAATCTGTCCGTTGAATTGCCGGCCGGCGGTGGTGTGCTGGCGGCGGGTTCCGTGGCCGTGGCGCTCGTAGCCGTCCGCCCGCTCGTGCCCCGCGGAACCCTCATGGCCCGCCGCGGGCTTCCCAGCGTGATCCTCACGCGCGGGCTGGCCTCGGCGGCGTTCTTCGGTACCGAGGTCTACCTGCCGTACCTGCTGGTGGAACGCTACATGTTCTCACCGACCTTCGCCGGCCTGACCCTTACGGCGGGAGCCCTCGCGTGGGCCGCCGCCTCCGGCGTCCAGGGCAGGCTGGGACCCCGCCTGATGGACCGCCGCGCCGTGCGGACCGGGGCAGGGATGGTGCTCGGCGCCGTCGTTCTTGCTCTGGTGACTACCGTGCTCGGCTGGCCTGCAGCCGTGCCGATCGCCGGCTGGGTGTTTGCCGGCGGGGGAATGGGGCTGATGTATCCGCGCCTGAGCGTGATGACCCTGGCCCTGTCCACCAAGGACACGGAGGGCTTCAACAGCTCGGCGATGTCCATTTCCGATTCCCTCGGGGGCGCACTGGCCCTGGCCGCCACGGCCATCGTCTTTGCCGCTTACCCGGGGACTGCAGGGTCCTTCGCCGGTGTTTTCACGCTCACCGCGGCCCTCGGGGTTGCCGCCCTCGTGGTCGCGCCGCGCGTGGCCAGGGCGCCGCGCGAAGGCTGA
- a CDS encoding MFS transporter, with the protein MPAGGDRRSTLVDAEIDEVPAAAPTHVGSRRGLVYLGLCLVLIALNLRSVFSSFPAVLPEVTADAGLPGWAVTVLTTVPVTLLGLFAPLAPVLARRFGAERVLLGAMAVLTAGLLLRPVHVGGAGHLPALLAGTAACGAAISLCNVLLPGLVKRDFPHRLGLMGGLYTTAICASAALGAGFTYPIFTVTGEWTAALWFWALPAGVVLVLFLPLAVRQHPGRHQLAADGVNVWRSAIAWQLTIFMVLQAMMSFSVFAWLAPILRERGMDGGTAGLIVSASIVLQMLGSLFAPALAARLRDQRVISAVVALMTGSGFALSIFGPLELTWLWTGLLGLGQGSMTAVALTMIMLRTRDGHTAARLSGMMQGVGYGVGSTGTLLAGQLHQSTGSFAAAGLFFLAVGALAAVFGYCAGRNRFVGG; encoded by the coding sequence ATCCCCGCCGGCGGGGACCGGCGCAGCACGCTCGTGGACGCGGAGATCGACGAAGTTCCTGCGGCCGCGCCCACCCACGTCGGCAGCCGGCGCGGGCTCGTCTATCTGGGACTCTGCCTGGTCCTGATCGCGCTGAACCTCCGCTCCGTTTTCTCCAGTTTTCCCGCGGTGCTTCCCGAGGTGACGGCCGACGCCGGACTGCCGGGCTGGGCGGTCACGGTGCTCACCACGGTGCCCGTCACACTGCTCGGGCTGTTTGCCCCGCTGGCACCCGTGCTTGCCCGCCGCTTCGGCGCCGAACGCGTGCTGCTCGGCGCCATGGCGGTACTGACGGCCGGGCTGCTGCTGCGTCCTGTGCACGTCGGGGGCGCCGGGCACCTTCCCGCCCTGCTCGCCGGCACGGCCGCCTGCGGGGCCGCCATCTCGCTCTGCAACGTCCTGCTGCCCGGCCTGGTCAAGCGTGACTTCCCGCACCGGCTGGGCCTGATGGGCGGTCTCTACACGACGGCGATCTGCGCCTCCGCGGCGCTCGGCGCCGGCTTCACCTACCCCATTTTCACCGTGACGGGGGAATGGACGGCGGCGCTTTGGTTCTGGGCGCTGCCTGCCGGCGTCGTCCTTGTGCTGTTCCTTCCGCTCGCCGTCCGGCAGCACCCTGGCCGGCACCAGCTGGCGGCCGACGGCGTGAACGTATGGCGCTCGGCCATCGCCTGGCAGCTCACTATCTTCATGGTCCTGCAGGCCATGATGTCCTTCAGCGTCTTTGCCTGGCTGGCACCCATCCTGCGCGAGCGCGGCATGGACGGAGGCACGGCCGGGCTGATTGTTTCCGCCTCGATCGTGCTGCAGATGCTTGGGTCCCTCTTCGCTCCTGCCCTGGCTGCCCGCTTGCGTGACCAGCGCGTCATCAGCGCGGTCGTGGCCCTGATGACGGGGAGCGGATTTGCCCTCAGCATCTTCGGGCCGCTGGAACTGACCTGGCTGTGGACCGGTCTCCTCGGCCTGGGCCAGGGCAGCATGACCGCCGTCGCGCTGACCATGATCATGCTCCGCACCCGCGACGGCCACACCGCGGCCCGCCTGTCCGGGATGATGCAGGGCGTGGGTTACGGCGTCGGCTCCACCGGGACACTCCTGGCCGGCCAGCTGCACCAGTCCACAGGGTCCTTCGCGGCGGCAGGTTTGTTCTTCCTTGCGGTCGGTGCGCTGGCCGCGGTGTTCGGCTACTGCGCCGGGCGGAACCGCTTCGTCGGCGGCTGA
- the trmB gene encoding tRNA (guanosine(46)-N7)-methyltransferase TrmB produces MSETPEIPEAPQPSRPVTPGSQASFGTYGGRPVSFVRRGTRLQGRRQAAWEEHADRWAVEVPRHVANTSVHPEYEFDAEAEFGRKAPLIVEIGSGLGDAVCHAAEENPDKDFLAVEVYTPGLANTLIKINSRGLTNVRVVEANAPEVLATMLPAGSVTEVWVFFPDPWHKSRHHKRRLIQPEFADLVARALKPGGIWRIATDWSNYAVHVRDVLAGSPDFENLHEGERSGADSPLTQVWESGVEALVGGAPVKEGRPPVSTEHTGPNEGTDETGGWAPRFEGRILTSFENKAHEAGRLIFDLRYRRR; encoded by the coding sequence ATGAGTGAAACCCCAGAAATACCCGAGGCGCCGCAGCCCTCCCGCCCGGTGACCCCCGGCAGCCAGGCCTCGTTCGGCACCTACGGCGGCCGGCCGGTGAGCTTCGTGCGACGCGGCACCCGGCTGCAGGGCCGGCGCCAGGCCGCGTGGGAAGAGCACGCTGACCGCTGGGCCGTGGAGGTGCCCCGCCACGTCGCCAACACTTCCGTGCACCCGGAGTACGAGTTTGATGCGGAAGCCGAATTCGGGCGCAAGGCCCCGTTGATCGTGGAAATCGGTTCAGGCCTCGGCGACGCGGTCTGCCATGCCGCCGAGGAGAATCCGGACAAGGACTTCCTCGCTGTCGAGGTGTACACCCCGGGCCTGGCCAACACCCTGATCAAGATCAACAGCCGGGGACTCACGAACGTCCGGGTGGTGGAGGCGAACGCCCCCGAAGTGCTGGCCACGATGCTCCCGGCAGGCTCGGTCACAGAGGTGTGGGTGTTCTTCCCGGACCCGTGGCACAAGTCCCGGCACCACAAACGCCGGCTCATCCAGCCGGAGTTCGCCGATCTCGTCGCCCGCGCCCTGAAGCCGGGCGGTATCTGGCGGATCGCGACGGACTGGTCCAACTATGCGGTCCACGTGCGTGACGTGCTGGCCGGCTCCCCCGACTTCGAGAACCTGCACGAGGGCGAGCGCAGCGGCGCGGACAGCCCACTGACCCAGGTCTGGGAATCCGGCGTCGAAGCCCTGGTTGGCGGGGCGCCCGTCAAAGAAGGCCGGCCACCGGTGAGCACCGAACATACGGGCCCCAACGAAGGCACCGATGAGACCGGTGGCTGGGCACCGAGGTTCGAAGGCAGAATCCTGACCAGTTTCGAGAACAAGGCGCACGAGGCGGGGCGGCTGATCTTCGATCTCAGGTACCGGCGCCGCTAG
- a CDS encoding bifunctional 2-polyprenyl-6-hydroxyphenol methylase/3-demethylubiquinol 3-O-methyltransferase UbiG, whose amino-acid sequence MTEHHHDAGGTDAGTAAQLWDERYRSRPRVWSGRPNPQLVAEASGLQPGSALDLGCGEGADALWLATQGWTVTALDVSAVALERAAAHAREVGQDGNIEWVQQDLATWVPDRQYDLVSAQFLHSTLLPWQQGLRLAAAAVRTGGTLLIVGHHPDGLPSWGNHHSHEQYFTAEEVAQELRIEAPEWRRDVLDIRVRSATGPDGEAAELTDAVLRATRIAR is encoded by the coding sequence ATGACGGAGCACCATCACGACGCCGGCGGAACGGACGCGGGCACGGCGGCGCAGTTGTGGGATGAACGGTACCGCAGCCGGCCCAGGGTCTGGAGCGGGCGGCCCAATCCTCAGCTGGTGGCCGAAGCGTCCGGGCTGCAGCCGGGATCCGCACTCGACCTGGGCTGCGGCGAGGGCGCTGACGCCCTGTGGCTGGCCACCCAGGGCTGGACCGTGACGGCCCTGGACGTCTCCGCCGTCGCGCTCGAAAGGGCGGCTGCGCATGCCCGCGAGGTGGGGCAGGACGGCAACATTGAGTGGGTGCAGCAGGATCTGGCCACCTGGGTGCCGGACCGGCAGTACGACCTGGTCAGCGCCCAGTTCCTGCACTCGACCCTGTTGCCGTGGCAGCAGGGCCTGCGGCTGGCCGCGGCAGCGGTGCGCACCGGCGGCACTCTGCTCATTGTCGGGCACCACCCGGACGGACTGCCGTCCTGGGGAAACCACCACTCGCACGAGCAGTACTTTACTGCCGAGGAGGTGGCGCAGGAACTTCGGATCGAGGCACCCGAGTGGCGCCGCGACGTCCTGGACATCCGCGTCCGGAGTGCGACCGGACCCGACGGCGAGGCGGCCGAGCTCACGGATGCCGTGCTGCGCGCCACCCGCATCGCCCGCTGA
- a CDS encoding DEAD/DEAH box helicase, giving the protein MPSHPDESAALAIQTPAINDRSLAAGLAYAMGSRVSGISFDAATGLMLGKVRGGSDAPYSTTAKLVRKAGGWSCTVGVCTCPVRKDCKHVAALLFAAEDNPATRVQLLAPAEASRLSRQAPALELPDWEQALSPLIARPGITQSSNGIPLALQFEIEEPAPHFSYTGRRDPLRSVRQLKARPVIMGAKGKWIRGDVSWNTLSYLNYRRECNEAHVEWMQEFLASHTALANRQHSGTAPWLGLNTYAGKNLWSLLAQASKIGVALVHGRGQEPVRVVDAPAAAGLNLTRFGDAPSGDTSGARGAAAADAAGEHGGGLSLAPTITVEGAVVDPAQVGTIGRPAHGIFLTSDGDALPGVAPSDPTITLAPLEGGLSEELLTFVTAGTTLHIPARDETRFLTGFYPKLKQTARVTASDESVELPALAVPTLSLLANYGADHRVRLHWEWHYTSGTLVTAQPLWRHPGDHGYRDDPAEAAILETVGQPWDVVPALGESATGGWGTPRLAASAELSGLDTLAFTEEVLPRLRELPGVTVDTAGEIADYREAEEAPVVAISTKATDNRDWFDLGIVITLEGQPVSFAALFSALAAGQTRMLLPSGAYFSLDLPELHQLRALIDEARSLQDNKDAPLQISRFQAGLWDELAQLGIVEEQAAAWRQAVGGLLEGGAQGLPLPPTLNAELRPYQLEGYNWLSFLYRHGLGGVLADDMGLGKTVQALALICAAKEAAEAAGEAAAAPAGEAPFLVVAPTSVVGNWAAESARFAPGLTVRAISETFAKSGQDPAEAMAGADIVITSYALFRIDYDSYASRQWSGFVLDEAQFVKNHQSKAYQCARKLPAGFKLAITGTPLENNLMEFWALTSIVAPGLFSSPSRFAENYQKPVEKNGDKAQLEKLRRRVRPLMIRRTKEQVIQDLPPKQEQVLEVVLNPRHQKVYQTHLQRERQKILGLIDDVNKNRFTIFQSLTLLRQLSLDPSLVDPSLSGVRSSKLDVLFEQLGDLVAEGHRALIFSQFTGFLGKVRDRLVEENIEFCYLDGSTRNRTDVVNEFKNGAAPVFLISLKAGGFGLNLTEADYVFLLDPWWNPASEAQAVDRTHRIGQARNVMVYRLVAKDTIEEKVMALKARKSQLFADVLQGDALSGGALTTEDLAGLFND; this is encoded by the coding sequence ATGCCATCCCATCCGGACGAGAGTGCGGCGCTGGCTATACAGACACCTGCGATCAACGACCGCTCCCTCGCGGCCGGGCTTGCCTACGCTATGGGCAGCCGGGTTTCCGGTATCTCCTTCGACGCCGCTACCGGGTTGATGCTCGGCAAAGTGCGGGGCGGCTCGGATGCGCCCTATTCGACGACGGCGAAGCTGGTCCGGAAAGCGGGCGGCTGGAGCTGCACCGTCGGGGTCTGCACCTGCCCGGTCCGGAAGGATTGCAAGCACGTGGCGGCCCTGCTTTTTGCAGCCGAAGACAACCCCGCAACGCGGGTGCAGCTGCTGGCCCCCGCCGAGGCGTCCAGGCTGTCCCGCCAGGCGCCGGCCCTGGAACTGCCGGACTGGGAACAGGCCCTCAGCCCGCTGATCGCCCGCCCGGGCATTACGCAGTCCTCCAACGGGATTCCGCTCGCGCTCCAGTTCGAAATTGAGGAACCGGCCCCGCATTTCTCCTACACCGGCCGCCGGGACCCGCTGCGCAGCGTCCGGCAGCTGAAGGCCCGGCCTGTGATCATGGGCGCCAAAGGCAAGTGGATCCGGGGCGACGTTTCGTGGAACACGCTGAGCTACCTGAACTACCGCCGGGAGTGCAACGAGGCCCATGTCGAGTGGATGCAGGAGTTCCTCGCCTCGCATACCGCCCTTGCCAACCGCCAGCACTCGGGCACCGCGCCCTGGCTGGGCCTGAACACCTACGCCGGCAAGAACCTCTGGAGCCTCCTGGCCCAGGCCTCCAAGATCGGCGTCGCCCTGGTCCACGGCCGCGGCCAGGAGCCGGTCCGCGTGGTGGACGCCCCCGCCGCCGCCGGGCTCAACCTCACCCGCTTCGGCGATGCGCCGAGCGGGGACACCTCCGGTGCCCGCGGAGCCGCAGCCGCTGATGCCGCCGGCGAGCACGGCGGAGGGTTGTCGCTCGCGCCCACCATCACGGTAGAAGGCGCCGTGGTCGACCCCGCCCAGGTCGGCACCATCGGACGTCCGGCGCACGGGATCTTCCTGACCTCGGACGGAGACGCCCTGCCCGGCGTCGCGCCGTCGGACCCCACCATCACCCTTGCCCCCCTTGAAGGCGGGCTCAGCGAGGAACTGCTGACCTTCGTGACCGCCGGGACCACCCTGCACATCCCCGCCCGGGATGAAACCCGCTTCCTCACGGGCTTCTATCCCAAGCTGAAGCAGACCGCCCGGGTCACGGCCTCCGACGAATCCGTGGAGCTGCCGGCCCTGGCGGTCCCCACCCTGTCGTTGTTGGCCAACTACGGCGCGGACCACCGGGTAAGGCTGCACTGGGAATGGCACTACACGTCCGGAACGCTCGTCACGGCCCAGCCGCTGTGGCGCCACCCCGGCGACCACGGGTACCGCGATGACCCCGCGGAAGCGGCCATCCTGGAAACTGTGGGCCAGCCCTGGGACGTGGTTCCCGCCCTCGGCGAATCTGCCACCGGCGGATGGGGGACGCCGCGCCTGGCCGCCTCCGCCGAGCTCAGCGGCCTGGACACGCTGGCCTTCACCGAGGAGGTCCTGCCCCGGCTCCGCGAGCTGCCTGGCGTCACGGTGGACACGGCCGGCGAGATCGCCGACTACCGCGAGGCGGAGGAAGCGCCCGTGGTGGCGATTTCGACCAAAGCCACCGACAACCGGGACTGGTTCGACCTCGGCATTGTCATCACGTTGGAGGGCCAGCCGGTCTCCTTCGCGGCCCTGTTCTCCGCCCTGGCCGCCGGTCAGACCCGCATGCTGCTGCCCAGCGGGGCGTACTTCTCCCTCGACCTGCCCGAACTCCACCAGCTCCGGGCGCTCATCGACGAAGCCCGCTCGCTGCAGGACAACAAGGACGCGCCGCTGCAGATCAGCCGCTTCCAGGCGGGCCTCTGGGATGAACTGGCCCAGCTCGGGATCGTCGAGGAGCAGGCCGCCGCGTGGCGCCAGGCCGTGGGCGGCCTCCTGGAAGGCGGGGCGCAGGGCCTGCCCCTGCCGCCGACCCTCAACGCCGAACTGCGCCCCTACCAGCTTGAGGGGTACAACTGGCTCAGCTTCCTGTACCGGCACGGGCTGGGCGGGGTGCTGGCCGATGACATGGGCCTGGGCAAAACCGTCCAGGCGCTGGCACTGATCTGCGCGGCCAAGGAGGCGGCAGAGGCCGCCGGGGAGGCCGCCGCGGCACCGGCCGGGGAGGCGCCGTTCCTGGTGGTCGCCCCCACCAGCGTCGTCGGGAACTGGGCGGCGGAAAGCGCGCGCTTCGCGCCGGGCCTGACCGTGCGCGCCATCAGTGAAACGTTCGCGAAAAGCGGCCAGGATCCGGCGGAAGCGATGGCCGGGGCGGACATCGTGATCACTTCCTACGCGTTGTTCCGCATCGACTACGACTCGTACGCCTCCAGGCAGTGGTCCGGCTTTGTGCTGGACGAGGCGCAGTTTGTGAAGAACCACCAGTCCAAGGCCTACCAGTGCGCCCGGAAACTTCCGGCAGGTTTCAAACTCGCCATCACCGGCACCCCGCTGGAGAACAACCTGATGGAGTTCTGGGCACTGACGTCGATCGTGGCCCCGGGCCTCTTTTCCAGCCCCAGCCGGTTCGCCGAGAACTACCAGAAGCCGGTGGAAAAGAACGGCGACAAGGCGCAGCTGGAAAAGCTGCGGCGCCGGGTACGGCCGTTGATGATCCGCCGCACCAAGGAACAGGTCATCCAGGACCTCCCGCCCAAGCAGGAACAGGTCCTGGAGGTGGTGCTCAATCCTCGACACCAGAAGGTCTACCAGACGCACCTGCAGCGGGAGCGCCAGAAGATCCTCGGCCTGATCGATGACGTCAACAAGAACCGCTTCACCATCTTCCAGTCGCTGACCCTGCTGCGCCAGCTCAGCCTGGATCCTTCGCTGGTTGATCCGTCCCTCTCGGGAGTGCGGTCCAGCAAGCTCGACGTGCTCTTCGAACAGCTCGGGGACCTTGTGGCGGAGGGACACCGGGCGCTGATCTTCAGCCAGTTCACGGGGTTCCTGGGCAAGGTGCGCGACCGGCTCGTCGAGGAGAACATCGAGTTCTGCTACCTCGACGGGAGCACCCGGAACCGTACCGACGTCGTCAATGAATTCAAAAACGGCGCGGCTCCCGTGTTCCTGATCAGCCTCAAGGCCGGCGGCTTCGGCCTGAACCTCACCGAGGCGGACTACGTGTTCCTGCTCGATCCCTGGTGGAACCCCGCCTCGGAGGCGCAGGCGGTTGACCGCACGCACCGCATCGGCCAGGCCCGGAACGTGATGGTCTACCGGCTGGTGGCCAAGGACACGATCGAGGAAAAGGTCATGGCGCTCAAGGCCAGAAAGTCCCAGCTGTTCGCGGATGTTCTGCAGGGCGATGCGCTTTCCGGGGGCGCGTTGACGA
- a CDS encoding anti-sigma factor, protein MELHQLLGAYLLGGLDAADGAAFERHLESCAECRKELDELASLPALLDAVPVGDAVALTGAAAAGPAQARQEAIAVPVPKRLLDELAVRRRRVRRRWSVAVAAVAVACLGAGVLAGPLLNPLLNPPAKPDASYSVQTGEGLQFTVGLVKKTWGTELAVDGRSLPVDGRFSLWVKDRDGGEDRACAWTATPSGRVRITGATPVQLTSIASVEMRDAKQQTVAVVAVPRG, encoded by the coding sequence ATGGAGCTACACCAGCTGCTCGGCGCCTATCTGCTGGGCGGACTCGACGCTGCAGACGGTGCGGCCTTCGAACGGCATCTGGAGTCCTGCGCGGAGTGCCGGAAGGAACTGGACGAACTGGCCAGCCTCCCTGCGCTGCTGGATGCGGTGCCGGTAGGGGACGCGGTCGCGCTCACCGGCGCCGCCGCTGCCGGTCCGGCGCAGGCGCGGCAGGAAGCCATTGCCGTTCCCGTCCCCAAACGGCTGCTGGATGAGCTGGCTGTCCGGCGCCGCAGGGTGCGCCGCCGCTGGTCGGTGGCGGTGGCGGCTGTAGCCGTGGCCTGCCTCGGCGCCGGCGTGCTGGCCGGCCCGCTGCTCAACCCGCTGCTCAACCCGCCGGCCAAGCCGGACGCGAGCTACTCGGTGCAGACCGGCGAGGGGCTGCAGTTCACGGTGGGGCTGGTCAAGAAGACCTGGGGCACGGAGCTCGCCGTGGACGGCCGGAGCCTGCCGGTCGACGGCAGGTTCTCGCTCTGGGTCAAGGACCGCGACGGCGGCGAAGACCGCGCGTGCGCGTGGACGGCCACACCGAGCGGCCGGGTCAGGATCACCGGCGCCACGCCGGTTCAGCTCACCAGTATCGCCAGCGTCGAAATGCGGGACGCCAAGCAGCAGACGGTGGCCGTCGTCGCGGTTCCCCGGGGGTAA
- a CDS encoding sigma-70 family RNA polymerase sigma factor — protein sequence MSLDEDVVAAIYRDHGTALKRFVLSACRDPQLTEDVVQETVLRVWQQAPEITGSLRSYLFRTARNIMIDNYRKAQRRPLEAAAHDAAEFADPTERVDELLNRVLIEEALLRLSSEHRDVLVALHYRRYTVQEASQQLNIPSGTVKSRAFYAVRALRTILDEMGVQR from the coding sequence ATGTCGCTGGACGAAGACGTGGTGGCCGCGATCTACCGCGACCACGGCACGGCCCTCAAACGCTTTGTCCTCAGCGCCTGCCGGGACCCGCAGCTGACGGAGGACGTGGTCCAGGAGACTGTCCTGCGCGTCTGGCAGCAGGCGCCGGAGATTACCGGCAGCCTGCGCAGCTACCTGTTCAGGACAGCCCGCAACATCATGATCGACAACTACCGCAAAGCCCAACGCCGGCCACTCGAGGCCGCGGCGCACGATGCGGCGGAGTTCGCCGACCCGACCGAACGCGTCGACGAACTCCTCAACCGGGTTCTCATCGAGGAGGCGCTGCTGCGGCTGAGCTCCGAGCACCGGGACGTCCTGGTCGCCCTCCACTACCGCCGCTACACCGTCCAGGAGGCATCGCAACAGTTGAACATTCCGAGTGGAACAGTGAAATCCAGGGCGTTCTACGCGGTCCGTGCTCTTCGGACCATCCTTGACGAAATGGGGGTGCAGCGGTGA